The following are encoded together in the Bradyrhizobium sp. CCGUVB1N3 genome:
- a CDS encoding methyl-accepting chemotaxis protein, with the protein MKLFGNPSIRSVLGAIIGILGLFLIAQLATGLYGAVERNAAAQKLERFAGTDQQLFANLLGFRLERGTFLSALLAEGPANANADTRIATNRQLSEAAYKSVLERLDGVTDSRLAGALSRLVAIHDALVPLRPKAEAAIHQAKAERDTKLADEFRKTAQDYLDGILSLTGELENALKLSDPVVDHLLGVKQSAWAARNFGGLIAIRLEAAAASAKPWSPADMVGAAEDTGRAKQAWSQVLDAAGRTDAPASLTDVIARSKQGEAASMVERQQGFIKALSNNQTIDIKIEDLAKLNTAILNSSVEAGQVALAEMVARAGQQMSSAKWSLASNGAMMLVALAITAFGFILVNRRVSVPIRKLTQAMQRLAERDYAIELAGIERGDEIGEMSRAVSVFRENMIAGDRLAEEQAAEQGRKERRQLAVERLIGEFEKTVTESLHTLASASGELNATAHSMSSTAEQGSSKAASVASLSGDASSNVQTVAAATEELSASIAEISRQVAESSNIAGAAAAEADRTNGEVQALADAAQRIGDVVELITGIAEQTNLLALNATIEAARAGEAGRGFAVVAAEVKNLATQTAKATEEITGQVAAIQGATRSSVTAIQSIGTTIERVNEIAAAIAAAVEEQGAATREIARNVQQASQGTTEVSRHISGVSQAAGETGAAAGEVLDSAKMLGRLSDDLKREVDRFVEDLRAA; encoded by the coding sequence ATGAAATTGTTCGGCAATCCCTCCATTCGTTCGGTTCTCGGCGCCATCATCGGCATTCTCGGCCTGTTTCTGATCGCCCAGCTCGCGACCGGGCTTTATGGCGCCGTCGAGCGCAACGCCGCAGCGCAGAAGCTCGAGCGCTTTGCCGGCACCGACCAGCAGCTGTTTGCGAACCTGCTCGGCTTTCGCCTGGAGCGCGGCACCTTCCTGTCGGCGCTGCTCGCGGAGGGGCCGGCCAACGCCAATGCCGACACCCGCATCGCCACCAACCGGCAATTGTCGGAAGCCGCCTATAAGAGCGTGCTCGAGCGTCTCGACGGCGTGACCGATTCCCGTCTCGCCGGTGCCCTGAGCCGGCTGGTCGCAATCCATGACGCGCTCGTGCCGCTCCGGCCCAAGGCGGAAGCCGCCATCCACCAGGCGAAGGCCGAGCGCGACACGAAGCTCGCCGACGAATTCCGCAAGACCGCGCAGGATTATCTCGACGGGATTCTGTCGCTGACGGGCGAGCTCGAGAACGCGCTGAAGCTCAGCGATCCCGTGGTCGATCATCTCCTGGGGGTGAAGCAGTCGGCCTGGGCCGCGCGCAATTTCGGCGGCCTGATCGCGATCCGCCTGGAAGCCGCTGCGGCCAGCGCCAAGCCCTGGAGCCCCGCCGACATGGTCGGCGCCGCCGAGGATACCGGCCGTGCCAAGCAGGCCTGGAGCCAGGTGCTGGATGCGGCCGGCCGCACCGACGCGCCCGCCAGCCTCACCGATGTGATCGCGCGCTCCAAGCAGGGCGAAGCCGCTTCCATGGTCGAGCGCCAGCAGGGTTTCATCAAGGCGCTGAGCAACAACCAGACGATCGACATCAAGATCGAGGACCTCGCCAAGCTCAACACCGCGATCCTCAACTCCAGCGTCGAGGCCGGCCAGGTCGCACTGGCCGAGATGGTCGCGCGCGCCGGGCAGCAGATGAGTTCGGCGAAGTGGAGCCTGGCGTCCAACGGCGCGATGATGCTGGTCGCGCTCGCCATCACCGCGTTCGGCTTCATCCTCGTCAACCGCCGCGTCAGCGTCCCGATCCGGAAATTGACCCAGGCGATGCAGCGCCTCGCCGAGCGCGACTATGCGATCGAGCTCGCCGGCATCGAGCGCGGCGACGAGATCGGCGAGATGTCGCGCGCGGTGTCGGTCTTCAGGGAGAACATGATCGCGGGCGATCGCCTCGCCGAGGAGCAGGCGGCCGAGCAGGGCCGAAAAGAGCGGCGCCAGCTTGCCGTCGAGCGGCTGATCGGAGAGTTCGAGAAGACGGTCACGGAATCGCTGCATACGCTCGCCTCGGCGTCCGGCGAGCTGAACGCCACCGCGCACTCGATGTCGTCGACCGCCGAGCAGGGCTCGTCGAAAGCGGCCTCCGTTGCGTCCCTGTCGGGCGACGCGTCGTCCAATGTGCAGACCGTTGCCGCCGCCACGGAAGAGCTGTCGGCCTCGATCGCCGAGATCAGCCGCCAGGTCGCGGAATCCTCGAACATCGCCGGGGCCGCCGCGGCGGAAGCCGATCGCACCAATGGCGAGGTTCAGGCGCTGGCGGACGCGGCCCAGCGCATCGGCGATGTCGTCGAACTGATCACGGGCATTGCCGAGCAGACCAACCTGTTGGCGCTCAACGCCACCATCGAGGCCGCGCGCGCCGGCGAAGCCGGCCGCGGCTTTGCCGTGGTCGCCGCCGAGGTGAAGAATCTCGCCACGCAAACCGCGAAGGCGACCGAGGAGATCACCGGTCAGGTCGCCGCCATCCAGGGCGCGACGCGTTCATCCGTGACCGCGATCCAGTCGATCGGCACCACCATCGAGCGCGTCAACGAGATTGCGGCCGCGATCGCTGCCGCGGTCGAGGAGCAGGGCGCCGCCACGCGCGAGATCGCCCGCAACGTGCAGCAGGCCTCCCAGGGCACCACGGAAGTCTCGCGTCACATCTCCGGCGTCTCGCAGGCCGCCGGCGAGACGGGTGCGGCCGCTGGCGAGGTGCTCGATTCCGCCAAGATGCTGGGGCGCCTGTCGGACGATCTGAAGCGCGAGGTCGACCGCTTCGTCGAAGATCTCAGGGCGGCGTAG
- a CDS encoding LysM peptidoglycan-binding domain-containing protein: MVIASKATIAVCSFLLVAAGGAAIVVGTGGLWQAVRGGPEVKVADGKAKVEAKPEAKTALAAPSAPSVAPSAAPSNDIATALGKAQTALADLPAPTAPPPATSEETGPRFDVARVDDDGEAVIAGRAAPGARVELLRDGESHASAVADASGLFVMTPPKLPPGSYKLSLQSTAPDGSVAKSRTDVPVTLNAMAQPPRATAARTDVAKVAKETPAKETSAKDDSSAAPPSTAQSVLALAAAPPVERGPLRSKAETTGSITASRIVIRGDSLWQISRRAYGDGLSYALIYNANRDKIHNPDRIYPGQTFVLPRKAR; encoded by the coding sequence ATGGTGATCGCGTCGAAAGCGACAATTGCCGTTTGCTCGTTCCTGCTGGTTGCGGCCGGCGGGGCCGCGATCGTCGTCGGTACCGGCGGGCTGTGGCAGGCGGTGCGCGGCGGGCCCGAGGTCAAGGTCGCCGACGGCAAAGCCAAGGTCGAAGCCAAGCCGGAAGCCAAGACTGCGCTCGCGGCGCCGAGCGCGCCGTCCGTCGCACCGTCAGCGGCGCCCAGCAATGACATCGCCACCGCGCTCGGCAAAGCCCAGACCGCGCTCGCCGATCTGCCGGCGCCAACGGCTCCGCCGCCGGCTACCAGCGAGGAAACCGGGCCGCGATTCGACGTCGCCCGCGTCGATGACGACGGCGAGGCGGTCATCGCCGGCCGCGCCGCGCCGGGCGCGCGCGTCGAATTGCTGCGCGACGGCGAGAGCCATGCCTCCGCGGTCGCCGATGCGTCCGGCCTGTTCGTGATGACCCCGCCGAAGCTGCCGCCGGGCAGCTACAAGCTCAGCCTGCAATCGACGGCACCGGACGGGAGCGTAGCGAAATCAAGAACCGACGTTCCCGTGACGCTGAACGCCATGGCCCAGCCGCCGCGCGCCACAGCAGCGCGCACCGATGTCGCCAAGGTCGCGAAAGAAACGCCAGCCAAGGAAACGTCTGCCAAGGATGACAGCTCGGCCGCGCCGCCGAGCACCGCACAATCGGTTCTGGCGCTCGCTGCCGCACCGCCCGTCGAGAGAGGTCCGTTGCGTTCCAAGGCGGAGACGACGGGTTCGATTACCGCCAGCCGCATCGTCATCCGGGGCGACAGCCTCTGGCAGATCAGCCGCCGCGCCTACGGCGACGGCCTCAGCTACGCCCTGATCTACAACGCCAACCGCGACAAGATCCACAACCCGGACCGGATCTATCCCGGCCAGACATTCGTCTTGCCGCGCAAGGCAAGGTGA
- a CDS encoding Spy/CpxP family protein refolding chaperone: protein MSKSRLGIAAAGIVLVILAMLPDVAEAGFRLRVGGPLGVARFAMASVLGVAGVRHMRMAARHGRARMAALRPQDLRSTADAVRPTVRAQLTAVAALAGWRGGRAEQGWWQHADGTYGWVGPLFWPFADDDITDFTMRGDGTALWAYGYGDLYAAIFAPYAPTELAAYTAPGRRHRRVPELQQLCDTGDAVGLPIDAILRTVQPNEVQRAGLDELATAWASAGATIRASCPTEVAANALDRFALMQRRLEAMINAVDAVAPRLAKFYGLLDDEQKSRLNALGKDGRANAAETKRKEMQAAACKAPSEPPSDEQAQRQYEQLVKQQWPADDIATALRLDDTKRAALEVLQDTTMGTMEALLPCPPQNLRTPQARLQAVKARLDTMLEAVKSVGDALDDFEWGLSDEQKAQFEAMGLKRGV from the coding sequence ATGTCGAAATCCCGCCTGGGAATTGCGGCCGCGGGGATCGTGCTGGTCATTCTCGCGATGCTGCCTGACGTCGCCGAGGCCGGCTTCCGCCTGCGGGTCGGCGGTCCGCTCGGCGTCGCGCGCTTCGCGATGGCGAGCGTGCTCGGGGTTGCCGGCGTCCGCCATATGCGCATGGCCGCGCGGCACGGTCGTGCCCGGATGGCCGCGCTGCGCCCGCAAGACCTCCGCTCCACCGCGGACGCGGTCCGCCCGACGGTGCGCGCTCAGCTCACGGCGGTTGCGGCGCTCGCCGGCTGGCGCGGTGGCCGCGCCGAGCAGGGCTGGTGGCAGCACGCCGACGGCACTTATGGCTGGGTCGGCCCGCTGTTCTGGCCGTTCGCCGATGACGACATCACTGACTTCACGATGCGCGGCGACGGCACGGCGCTGTGGGCCTATGGCTACGGCGATCTCTATGCCGCGATCTTCGCGCCCTACGCCCCGACCGAGCTCGCCGCCTATACGGCGCCCGGCCGCCGTCATCGCAGGGTCCCCGAGCTCCAGCAGCTCTGCGATACCGGCGATGCCGTAGGCCTTCCGATCGATGCGATCCTGCGCACGGTGCAGCCCAACGAAGTTCAGCGCGCCGGCCTCGACGAGCTCGCCACCGCCTGGGCATCGGCGGGCGCGACCATCCGCGCCTCTTGCCCGACTGAGGTGGCCGCCAATGCGCTCGACCGCTTCGCGCTGATGCAGCGTCGCCTCGAGGCGATGATCAACGCAGTGGATGCGGTCGCGCCGCGGCTTGCAAAGTTCTACGGCCTGCTCGACGACGAGCAGAAGTCGCGGCTCAATGCGCTCGGCAAGGACGGCCGCGCGAACGCCGCCGAGACCAAGCGCAAGGAGATGCAGGCCGCAGCCTGCAAGGCGCCCAGTGAGCCCCCGAGCGATGAGCAGGCCCAGCGCCAGTACGAGCAGCTCGTGAAGCAGCAATGGCCGGCGGACGACATCGCGACCGCCCTTCGACTCGACGACACCAAGCGCGCCGCGCTGGAGGTGCTGCAAGACACCACCATGGGCACCATGGAAGCCTTGCTCCCCTGTCCGCCGCAGAACCTGCGTACCCCGCAAGCCCGCCTCCAAGCCGTGAAGGCGCGATTGGATACCATGCTCGAAGCGGTGAAGAGCGTCGGCGATGCGCTCGACGATTTCGAGTGGGGCCTCTCCGACGAGCAGAAGGCGCAGTTCGAGGCGATGGGGCTGAAGCGGGGCGTGTGA
- a CDS encoding adenylate/guanylate cyclase domain-containing protein: MTGAKDKSWFFREGLFAKYVVSLVGLVVFVLAVNGAMETWISYRATRTSLTDGLEEKAQAVSKRIEQSMSDLERQISWVTRASQDTIEKRRADYVQLLNQVSAVSRLTQLDGEGHVVQRVSRGAVSSGSSTDYARDIRFTDAVARGTSYAPAHFVDQQPFMSISVAHSGFKPGVTLAEVDLGFLADFLSDAQVGKVAFAYVVDSHGRVLAAASKGPEVAADLSKLPQVAAAIASDRDSASSGTDFNGHAVLTAASEVPKLGWTVLFEQPTAQALTPIRDQLVRIGLLIGMGLLVAILAGTLLARRMLIPITALSAGAHRLGEGDFSHRIDVRTSDELEGLANQFNSMANQIQETYSSLETKVEERTRDLAQSINELKVLEEVGRAVASSLDLDAVLPTIAARALEITHADAVLIYGYDADKHRFNLVEANGIDKSADGAHVTIDEGTSLLSDAARSGEPIALPDLDEAAEQPLRDVAVNAGFHSVLVVPLVDQQGTLGSLVVLRRAAGEFASSLTGLMRTFAHQAVLAMRNARLFTEVDHKGRELAAAHETVQQQAAKLQEQTEQLRNWNRSLEERVEKQLGEIGRIKRLERFLAPQVAQLIASSDGHDALLDSHRREVTVVFCDLRGFTSFTETTEPEEAMNVLREYHAALGELIHRYEGTLDRFAGDGVMILFNAPIQFSDHTKRAVKMAVEMRDAIAKLTEKWKNRGHSLGFGVGVALGYATLGQIGFEQRLEYAAIGSVTNLASRLCDEAKAGQVVVARRVYGIVEPWVEARPLDDLQLKGFNHPVLAMEILSWREEVDNVVDALAARRRM; this comes from the coding sequence ATGACGGGAGCGAAAGACAAGAGCTGGTTTTTCCGCGAGGGCCTGTTCGCCAAATATGTCGTCTCCCTCGTCGGCCTCGTCGTGTTCGTGCTCGCGGTCAACGGCGCGATGGAGACCTGGATCTCCTACCGGGCGACCAGGACAAGTCTGACCGACGGCCTCGAGGAGAAGGCGCAGGCCGTCTCCAAGCGCATCGAGCAATCGATGTCCGATCTCGAGCGCCAGATCAGCTGGGTGACGCGCGCCTCGCAGGACACCATCGAGAAGCGTCGCGCCGACTATGTCCAGCTCCTGAACCAGGTCTCGGCCGTGAGCCGGCTCACCCAGCTCGACGGCGAGGGCCATGTGGTGCAGCGCGTGTCGCGCGGCGCGGTCTCCAGCGGCAGCAGCACGGACTATGCGCGCGACATACGCTTCACCGACGCCGTCGCCCGCGGCACCAGTTACGCGCCGGCTCATTTCGTCGACCAGCAGCCGTTCATGTCGATCTCGGTCGCGCATTCCGGCTTCAAGCCCGGCGTCACGCTGGCCGAGGTCGACCTCGGCTTCCTCGCCGACTTCCTGTCCGACGCCCAGGTCGGCAAGGTTGCGTTTGCCTATGTGGTCGATTCGCATGGCAGAGTGCTGGCGGCGGCGTCGAAGGGGCCGGAAGTCGCCGCCGACCTTTCGAAGCTGCCGCAGGTCGCAGCCGCGATCGCTTCCGACCGCGACAGCGCGTCCTCCGGCACCGACTTCAACGGACATGCGGTGCTGACGGCCGCAAGCGAGGTGCCGAAGCTCGGCTGGACCGTGCTGTTCGAGCAGCCGACCGCACAGGCGCTGACCCCGATCCGCGACCAGCTGGTGCGGATCGGACTTTTGATCGGCATGGGCCTGCTGGTCGCGATCCTCGCCGGCACGCTTTTGGCGCGTCGCATGCTGATCCCGATCACCGCGCTCAGCGCCGGCGCACACCGGCTCGGCGAGGGCGATTTCAGCCACCGCATCGACGTGCGCACCTCCGACGAGCTGGAGGGGCTGGCCAATCAGTTCAACAGCATGGCGAACCAGATCCAGGAGACCTATTCGAGCCTGGAGACGAAGGTTGAAGAGCGCACGCGCGACCTCGCGCAGTCGATCAACGAGCTCAAGGTGCTGGAAGAGGTCGGCCGCGCGGTCGCCTCCTCGCTCGATCTCGATGCGGTCTTGCCGACGATCGCCGCCCGCGCGCTCGAGATCACCCATGCCGATGCGGTCTTGATCTATGGCTACGATGCCGACAAGCACCGGTTCAACCTGGTCGAGGCCAATGGCATCGACAAGTCCGCCGACGGCGCGCACGTCACCATCGACGAGGGCACGAGCCTGCTCAGCGACGCCGCGCGGAGCGGCGAGCCCATCGCGCTTCCCGATCTCGACGAGGCGGCCGAGCAGCCCTTGCGCGATGTCGCCGTCAATGCCGGCTTCCACTCCGTGCTCGTGGTGCCGCTGGTCGACCAGCAGGGCACGCTCGGCTCGCTGGTGGTGCTGCGCCGCGCGGCTGGCGAGTTCGCAAGCAGCCTCACCGGATTGATGCGCACCTTCGCGCACCAGGCCGTGCTGGCGATGCGCAATGCGCGCCTCTTCACCGAGGTCGATCACAAGGGCCGCGAGCTTGCGGCCGCCCATGAGACGGTACAGCAGCAAGCCGCGAAGCTTCAGGAGCAGACCGAGCAGCTCCGCAACTGGAACCGCTCGCTGGAGGAACGCGTCGAGAAGCAGCTCGGCGAGATCGGCCGCATCAAGCGCCTCGAACGCTTCCTCGCCCCGCAGGTCGCGCAGCTCATCGCCTCCTCCGACGGCCATGACGCCTTGCTCGACAGTCACCGCCGCGAGGTCACCGTCGTGTTCTGCGATCTGCGCGGCTTCACCTCGTTCACCGAAACGACCGAGCCGGAAGAGGCGATGAACGTGCTGCGCGAATACCACGCAGCGCTCGGCGAATTGATCCACCGCTATGAGGGTACGCTCGACCGCTTCGCTGGCGACGGCGTGATGATCCTGTTCAACGCGCCGATCCAATTTTCCGACCACACCAAGCGCGCGGTGAAGATGGCGGTCGAGATGCGCGATGCGATCGCCAAGCTGACCGAGAAGTGGAAGAACCGCGGCCATTCGCTCGGCTTCGGCGTCGGCGTCGCGCTCGGCTATGCCACGCTCGGCCAGATCGGCTTCGAGCAGCGATTGGAATATGCCGCGATCGGCAGCGTCACCAACCTCGCCTCGCGCCTGTGCGACGAGGCCAAGGCCGGCCAGGTCGTGGTCGCGCGGCGCGTCTACGGCATCGTCGAGCCCTGGGTCGAAGCCCGCCCGCTCGACGATCTCCAGCTCAAGGGCTTCAACCACCCCGTGCTCGCGATGGAGATCTTGAGCTGGCGCGAGGAGGTCGACAACGTCGTGGATGCATTGGCGGCGCGGCGGAGGATGTGA
- a CDS encoding AsmA family protein translates to MRAVKFAGAAVAAVIIVITLLLVIGIPSGFLTSAITSRVESATGYRLTIAGTTKVSLWPTLNVTLNDLTLQDPKDRTGIARLTVDSVQADMSLSSVWSGQPKISDLLITHPVLYQPLLRERMPTGASAAKPAMSFDAGGASIEHATITNGEVAFSVARDRVESRLSAINADATVNADRKVNFKGTARAGDHGIKFDVKSLVPAAPVERQTIPLDFAIDAPSLLQSQLSGHAEARLNGSVVMINGINGTLGDGAFNGWASVDIASKPLVKLDLDLQRLDIPLSKSADGAAAQPWSDAPISVSGLNYVDAQMRVSATEANIGEAHFAPLALDAKLAGGVLKAGTANLGAYGGQVSGEVILDATSGAPGFAMHSDLVGVRALPLLKGLADFDRLDGKLQAKIAVRSAGASQRALMANMQGTVFANFQDGAIRGINVAQMIRSLTTSTLSGWQDSQEQSTDLTQLSASFRIDKGQAVTTDLNLVGPLVRVTGAGTIALDTKMMGFRVEPKLVMTTEGQGRASDPVGFGIPVMIEGSWSQPKIYPDMAGVLDNPEAAYAKLREMGKGLFGPDGAGLGNILGSLGLGGAAPGAAAGNGNQQGQPSQNNPLGGALGEAIGNLIQQGLSGGAAGTSTGRTRSLPGSPTQPAPQASPAPPAQADPSAEQQDSQPMNDVLRQLFNR, encoded by the coding sequence ATGAGAGCAGTGAAATTCGCCGGCGCTGCGGTCGCCGCCGTCATCATCGTCATCACGCTTCTGCTGGTGATCGGCATCCCCTCCGGATTCCTGACCTCGGCGATCACCTCGCGGGTGGAAAGCGCGACCGGCTACCGCCTGACGATCGCCGGCACCACGAAGGTCAGCCTGTGGCCGACGCTGAACGTAACCCTGAACGACCTCACGCTGCAGGATCCGAAGGACCGCACCGGCATCGCCCGCCTCACCGTCGACAGCGTGCAGGCCGACATGTCGCTCTCGAGCGTGTGGTCGGGACAGCCGAAGATCTCCGATCTCCTCATCACCCACCCCGTGCTCTACCAGCCGCTGTTGCGCGAGCGCATGCCGACAGGTGCTTCCGCAGCGAAGCCGGCGATGTCGTTCGACGCAGGCGGCGCCAGCATCGAGCATGCCACCATCACAAACGGCGAAGTGGCGTTCTCGGTCGCGCGCGACCGTGTCGAAAGCCGGCTCAGCGCGATCAACGCGGACGCGACCGTGAATGCGGATCGCAAGGTCAATTTCAAGGGCACGGCGCGGGCCGGCGATCACGGCATCAAGTTCGACGTCAAGTCATTGGTGCCCGCAGCACCGGTCGAGCGGCAGACAATTCCGCTCGACTTCGCCATCGACGCGCCGAGCCTGCTGCAATCGCAACTCAGCGGCCACGCCGAGGCGCGGCTGAACGGCTCGGTCGTGATGATCAACGGCATCAACGGCACGCTCGGCGACGGCGCCTTCAACGGCTGGGCCTCGGTCGACATCGCCAGCAAGCCGCTCGTCAAGCTCGATCTGGACCTCCAGCGGCTCGACATTCCCCTGTCGAAATCCGCCGACGGTGCCGCCGCCCAGCCCTGGAGCGATGCACCGATCAGCGTCTCCGGGCTCAACTATGTCGACGCGCAGATGAGGGTCTCGGCGACCGAGGCCAATATCGGCGAAGCGCATTTCGCGCCTCTTGCGCTCGATGCAAAGCTTGCCGGCGGCGTGCTGAAGGCCGGCACCGCCAATCTCGGCGCCTATGGCGGCCAGGTCTCCGGCGAGGTGATCTTGGATGCGACCAGCGGCGCACCGGGCTTTGCCATGCACTCCGACCTCGTCGGCGTGCGTGCATTGCCGCTGCTCAAGGGGCTCGCCGATTTCGACCGGCTCGACGGCAAGCTGCAGGCGAAGATCGCGGTGCGCTCGGCAGGCGCCAGCCAGCGCGCGCTGATGGCGAACATGCAAGGCACGGTGTTCGCCAATTTCCAGGACGGCGCCATCCGCGGCATCAACGTCGCGCAGATGATCCGCTCGCTGACCACGTCCACATTGTCCGGCTGGCAGGACAGCCAGGAGCAAAGCACGGACCTGACGCAGCTCTCCGCCTCGTTCCGCATCGACAAGGGACAGGCGGTGACGACCGATCTCAATCTCGTCGGCCCGCTGGTGCGTGTCACCGGCGCCGGCACGATCGCGCTCGACACCAAGATGATGGGTTTTCGCGTCGAGCCGAAACTCGTGATGACCACCGAGGGTCAGGGCCGCGCCTCCGATCCCGTCGGCTTCGGCATTCCCGTGATGATCGAGGGCTCCTGGTCGCAGCCAAAAATCTACCCGGACATGGCGGGTGTGCTCGACAATCCGGAGGCCGCCTATGCAAAGCTGCGCGAGATGGGCAAGGGCCTGTTCGGTCCCGACGGCGCCGGCCTCGGCAACATTTTGGGCAGCCTCGGTCTCGGCGGCGCTGCGCCGGGCGCAGCCGCGGGTAACGGCAATCAGCAGGGACAGCCGTCGCAAAACAATCCGCTCGGCGGGGCGCTGGGCGAGGCGATCGGCAATCTGATCCAGCAGGGCCTGTCCGGCGGCGCCGCCGGGACCAGCACCGGCCGTACCCGGAGCCTGCCGGGATCGCCGACACAACCGGCACCTCAAGCCTCGCCCGCGCCGCCTGCCCAGGCCGACCCGTCCGCCGAGCAGCAGGATAGCCAGCCGATGAATGACGTGCTGCGCCAGCTCTTTAACCGGTGA
- a CDS encoding Crp/Fnr family transcriptional regulator encodes MSKQAEFAVILKMNPMFADLGTDELQRLSNLCHTQHLANGEVLFQKGDPGDALFGVRRGQVRIETGASDGSRLTLNFMGPGDLFGEVAVLDGQNRTADATAGEASELFVLRREDFLAFLEREPKVAVKIIMLLCQRIRWQSERMEESMLQPLPVRLARRLCALAADFGSEVHISQEQLGIFVGAARESVNRQLQAWRKEAILDLQRGRILLKNMTKLTSIARNE; translated from the coding sequence ATGAGCAAACAGGCCGAATTTGCGGTCATTCTGAAAATGAATCCGATGTTCGCCGACCTCGGTACGGACGAACTGCAGCGCTTGTCCAATCTCTGCCACACCCAGCATTTGGCGAATGGTGAAGTGCTGTTCCAGAAGGGCGATCCCGGCGATGCGCTGTTCGGCGTCCGCCGCGGCCAGGTCCGGATCGAAACCGGCGCCTCCGACGGCAGCCGGCTGACGCTGAATTTCATGGGGCCGGGCGACCTGTTCGGCGAGGTCGCCGTGCTCGACGGCCAGAACCGCACCGCGGATGCGACCGCGGGCGAGGCCAGCGAGCTGTTCGTGCTGCGACGCGAGGATTTCCTCGCCTTCCTGGAGCGCGAGCCAAAGGTCGCTGTCAAGATCATCATGCTGCTGTGCCAGCGCATCCGCTGGCAGAGCGAGCGCATGGAAGAGTCCATGCTCCAGCCCCTGCCGGTGCGGCTTGCCCGCAGGCTCTGCGCGCTCGCCGCCGATTTCGGTTCGGAGGTCCATATCTCGCAGGAGCAGCTCGGCATCTTCGTCGGCGCCGCCCGCGAAAGCGTCAACCGTCAGCTCCAGGCCTGGCGCAAGGAAGCGATCCTCGACCTGCAGCGCGGGCGGATCCTTCTCAAGAACATGACCAAGCTGACGTCGATCGCGAGGAATGAGTAG